AAGATGGCAGGATGCACAGCTTTCTCTGCTGGGAAGAGTTTTATTGCAATATGGCTTACAGACGTATTACAATATCTCTCAAGTTGAAACAGGTATTCTTCCCAATAAAAAGCCTTATCTGAAAAATTCTCATCTTCATTTCAATATTTCTCATTCTAAAGATATTGTAACCTGTATTATCGCTGAATTTCCTATAGGAATAGATATAGAATTTACCAATCCGGAAATCAACTATATGGACTTTAAATTTCAAATGACAGAAGCTGAATTTCAGGAAATCTATGAAACTGAAGATAAAGTAAAAGGATTTTTTACTTACTGGACGAGAAAAGAAGCGGTTATAAAAGCGCATGGCAGCGGTATGATGCTTCCTCTGGAATCCTTTGAAATAGTGAATGATGAATGTGTCATTGACGGTGAAAAGTTTTTTACAAGAGAGATTTTTATTTATGAATCCTACCACAGCTATATTGCGTCGCCCGATATACATATTAAAAAGACTATTCCTCTTTTAAAATTTGTGGAAGTATAAGATTATAAAGTAGAAATTTCTTTAAACAGCAATAATAAACAACAGATATCCTATTCATATCAATATTTTTGTTAATCAATATTTTATAATTGGAAGAATATAAAAAACGGATTGTAAAAACAATCCAGTATATCGATACAAACCTTGATGCGGATCTCTCTCTGGAAAAAATTGCAGAGATCAGTGCTTATTCCCCGTTTCATTTTCACAGGATATTTAAGCTGATTACCGGAGAAACACTTCAGAGCTATATTACCAGAAAGAAAATAGAAAAAAGCGCTTTTTATCTGGCTGTACACAAAGAAAAAGGAATTAAGGATATCTATTTTGATCTCGGATTTTCAAATCATTCAGTCTTTAGCAAAACATTTAAAAAGTATTACGGAATACCTCCTTCTGAATTCCGGAGATCAGCGCCCCCCAGATTTCACAAGATTTTACAAACACAAAGCAAGAACGGACAAGTTGATACGGTTTTTGGCCAATATATTTGCACTATAGAAAACCTGTTAAACTGGACGAAAATGAATTTGAAAATTGAAATTAAAGAACTGCCGGAAATGCAACTTGCAGCAGTAATGAGCCTGGGAATTGCTGATGTGGAACCCTCCTATAATATTCTGATAGATTGGGCAGGAAAGAAACATCTGTTTCCACGGGAAAATGTGAAAATGATTTCTGTATACCATGAAAGTTTCAAAGTGACTCCTCCCGATAAGGTAAGAATACACGCGTGTATGCTTCTGGATGAAAAGCTTGAAAGTACTGAAGGAGAAGTGTTTTCTGAAACCATTGATGCAGGAAAATACATTGTAGGAAGTGGAGAAGTAACCCTTAATGATTTTGAGCAATGCTGGGTATCATTGTTTTTATGGATGAATGAGCATCATTATTCAATGAGAAAAGAATTTCCTTTTGAGATCTACCATTCCAATTTTAAAGAGCATCCGGAAGGTAAAATGATGGTGGATTTTTGTATTCCTGTTTTGTAATTTACCATTCGGTAGCAAAAGAATGCCTTTCGGTAATAATTTTTTTATAGAAAGGCATTTCTCATCCTATTTTTGACCCAGATAATAATAACCATGAAACCACAAGGACAAAAAATACTGCTTCTGATTGCTCTGATCACTTTTATGACGGGATATTCTCAGATAAAAGTATCAGGAAGGGTAACTTTTAAAAGTAAAGGAGTAAGTGAAGTAAATGTCACACTAAAAGATACCTATGACGGGTCAACTACGGATGCCCAGGGTAATTTTTCTTTTGAAACATCAGAAAAAGGAGATCGCAAAATAACCTTCACCCATCCCAAATATGAGACCGTTGAAAAAAGTATCAGCCTTGATGATCAGGCAATCATTCTCAATACGGATCTTAAAGAACAGATCAGCGAAATAGATGCCGTAGTAGTATCTGCAGGATCTATTGAAGCCAGCGACCGGAAAAGAGCAACTACATTACTGACGCCTATTGATATTTATACTACTGCAGGAGCAGACGGACAGATTTCTTCAGCATTGACCTTTCTTCCCGGGGTTCAAAAGGTTGGAGGAACAGAAGGTTTATTCATCAGAGGAGGTACGGGAACCGAATCCAGGATCTTTATGGACGGGAGTCTTATCAACAATTATTTTTCTAATTCTATTCCGGGAATTGCAGGAAGAGATCAGTTTAATACTTCTCTTTTTAAAGGTAATATATTTTCAAGTGGCGGATATTCTGCTCTCTACGGGCAGGCGCTTTCAGGAGCATTGATGCTTGAAAGTGTTGACCTTCCGGATGAGAGTTCTTATAATCTTGGAGTTTCTCCTATCTTTCTGAATGCAGGATTTCAAAAGCTGGCAGACAGTAAAAACTATTCTTTTGGCGCTTCAGCAGGATATTCAATGTTAAGCCTGATGCAGAAAGTCTTTAATTTCAATACCAATTTTATTGACGCTCCACAGGGTCTTAACGGAGACATGAATTTTAGATTTAAAACAAAATCAGGAGGATTTTTTAAATATTACGGAATGTACAATTCTAATAAGATGGGAGTGAAATCTGAAAGCCTTGAACCTGGATATGATTTCAGTTTGATAAGATTAGACGGAAAAAATACGTATCACAATCTCTCTTTCAGACAAAAATTTGGGAAATATCTTCTGAATATAGGAGGCTCTTATTCGTACAACAGATCGGATCTTAATTTTTCTACAGAAACAAGTGATATAGAATCCAATAAAACAAGATTGCTCACAGATGGAAATTATGTGAATTTCAAAGCAGTTCTTGAAAGGAAAATAAATAAAATAAGTGCTGTGAGAGGAGGTTTTGAATTGAATAACACAGATGAAAATTTAAACTTTGAAGAGGTTCAGAAACATTATAAAGATCTGATTTCTTCTGCTTTCGTAGAAACAGATCTTGGATTCAGCAATGCTTTATCTGCAAAAATAGGAATCAGGGCAGAGCATTCATCTTTTCTGAATAAAAATAATATTGCCCCGCGTTTGGCATTGGCTTACCGTCTTGCCAAAGACTGGACAACTTCTTTGGCTTATGGTCTTTTCTATCAAAATCCGGAGAGCAAATATATCAATAGACCTGCGGATTTGGGGTTTCAACAGTCACAGCATTATATTTTCCAGGTTCAGAGAGCTTCGGAAGGGCGAACGTTGCGTTTTGAAGCTTTTTATAAAAAATATGACCAGCTGATCAAGACATTTAATGTGACTCCGGACAAGGAACAGAACCAACAGGTGCAGACGGCTCTAAATAATGATGGATACGGTTATGCAAAAGGACTGGAACTGTTTTGGAGAGACAATAAGAAAACATTTAAAAATATTGATTATTGGATCAGCTATTCATTTCTTGATTCAAAGAGAGACTTTCTGAACTATCCTGTCAGTATGAAACCGTCTTTTGCAGCAGATCACACTCTTTCAGCAGTGGTAAAGAGATTTATTCCGGAATGGAAACTTGGAGCTAATTTATCCTATACCTATGCCAAAGGAAGACCTTATTACGATATTGCTTCTAAATTTGAAGATGGGAAAGCAATTAATTATACCAGAAATGAGGGTAAACTAAAAGATTATAATGCTTTAAATTTCAGTATTAATTATTTACCGAACCTAGGCAAAAAGGATTCAAAGGTTTTCCCTGTACTTGTTCTGAGTATTACCAATGTTTTAGGATCAAAAAACGTGTACGGATATAACTTTTCCGTAGACGGATCAAGAAGCTCTGCAGTTGTGCCACCCGTGAATACCTTTGTATTTATAGGAGCATTTATCAGCTTTGGAGTAGATAAAACAGATGATGCAATCAATAATAATTTATAAAAACATAACTTCGAATATACAATACAACTAACTTTTAAAATTTGATATCATGAAAAAATACCTTTTAAGTTTTGCTTTAGCCTTTATGAGCTTAACTGCTTTTGCACAGACTGATTACGAAAAAATAATGACTGAGAAAATTGCGAAAATAGAAACCTGTAAAACTCCGGAAGAGTTTCAGACATTGGCCAACGATTTCCAGAGAATAGGAAGTAAAGAAAGCTCTCAGTGGCTTCCTCAGTACTATGCTGCTTTTTCCCAGATTCAGAAAGGAAGGCTTATGATGAGAACCGGAAATACCCAGGATCTTGATGGAGTAGCGGCACAGGCAGAAAAATATTTGGGAATGGCCCAGAATCTTGCAGGTGCTGATAATGCAGAAGTTCATCTATTGAGGAAAATGGCGTATTCTCTGAGAATGATGGTGAATCCTCAACAGCGATATATGACTGATGGAGCCAGAGCCACTGAAGAGCTTAATATTGCACAAAAGCTTGATGCAGCCAATCCAAGAATAGCTCTTATTAAGGCTGAGGACATCTATTTTACCCCAGAACAGTTTGGCGGAAGCAAAACCAAAGGAGTAGAGATGTTTAAAGACGCACTGGCAAAATTCAACGCTTATAAACCCAGAACAGCGCTGGATCCAAACTGGGGAAAAGGAGAAGCTGAATATTTCATCAGCCTTCCGGAAGAAAAAACAAAATAATAGGGATGTAAGTTGTTGAAATATAATATTATGGTTTATTGTAAATAAAGCTTTTTTCCGACTTACTTTTTACTGTTTTAAACTTACAAAACCTTCATTCTGTGAAGGTTTTTTTATACCATTCGGTAAAGAAATTTAGCCTTTCGGTAAGAAATACTTTTTGATACCTTTAATAAAAACTAATTTTGAGTTAAGAAAAGGATCATGAAACGTAAAAATTTTATTATACTACTTTGGGTCTCAATGGGAACGACATTGTTTTTCTTCTTATTTTTTAATGATGAAAAAACGTTTCGCACCTTTATGATGACAATGCTGCTTTCTACCATGTATACTTTCGTATTGGGGGTAGGAAACGGAATTATTAATGAGTTTCTTAATAAAAGATTTCCGTGGTCTGAGGCTACCAGGCTTAGAGCTGTTTTAAGCATTATTTCAATCATTATCGGGAACTTTGTTTTGGTGTACTTCTGTAATTATATGAATTATGTTGTGATCCAGAGAACAGCTACTGTGGAAGAGTTTTTCTCTTCAAAATATGGGGTTACCAATTGGTTTATGATCAATATAGCTCTTCTGATTACAGCTTTTCTTCATGCAAAAGGATTCATGGAAGAGCTGAAGAAGACTTCCCGGAAAGAAGTAGTGGAGCAGAAGCTTATTGCTAAGTCTGCCAATGCCCAGTTTGAAAGTTTGAAAAACCAGCTGGATCCTCATTTTCTTTTCAACTCTTTGAATGTTTTAAGCTCGCTGATCGATGAAAATCCCCAGCAGGCTCAGAAATTTACTGCCTCTATGTCAAAGATTTACCGGTATGTACTTGAACAAAAAGATAAAGAGCTGGTAACCGTTGAAGATGAGATCGAATTTGCCAAAACGTATTGTGATCTTTTAAAAACCAGATTTGAAGACAGTGTAGATTTCACTTTTGATGTTCCAAAAGAAGATTATCGGAGATATGTGGTTCCCCTGGCTCTGCAGCTATTGCTGGAAAACTGTATCAAACATAATTTTGCTACTTCATCAAAACCTTTAGCGATCAGGATTTTTTCAGACGGTGATACCCTTTGTATTGAAAACAACCTGCAGGTAAGGGAACAGATCAAGGAAAGTTCCGGGATAGGACTTACCAATATTGTTCAGCGCTATTCTCTTCTTACAAAGAAAAATGTTTTTATAGAAAAATCTGAAGACTATTTTAAAGTAAAGCTTCCGATGCTTTCTGCTAAACCCAATATTTCCAGTGTACAGACGGAGGATGAATCTGCGGCATATAAAAGAGCACAAAAGAGAGTTAAAGAAATTAAAGGATTTTATTCTAACCTGATTTCTTACTGTATTATTATTCCTTTCTTAATCTTTATCAATCTTTTTACCGGAAGGGGAACCTACTGGTTCTGGTACCCGTTATTTGGGTGGGGAGTTGCTTTGGCCTTCCGTGCTTTCCGGGTTTTCGGGATTGGAGAATCCTGGCAGGAAAAAAAGATCAGAGAAATTATGGATCAACAAAAAAATAAAAATAATGAAAACATTTGACGAAGATGATATTCAATATCAGCAGGCTAAAAGACAGGTAGACCAGTTAAGAGGTTTTTACGGGCATTTATTTGCCTATTTGGTGGTAAATATTGTAATCGTCTTTTACAACTATTCGCAGCTGAAACCCGGAGAAAGTTATTTCCAGTTTGAAAACTTTTTTACGGCCATATTCTGGGGAATTGGACTTTTTTCTCATGCGTTGATCGTCTTTTTGCCTAAAGTGCGGTTTGTAAAGGAATGGGAAGAGAGAAAAATCCGGGAATTGATTGAAAAACAAAAAGAACTTTAATACGGTCTTAAAAGGCAGAACAGGCAATAAATGAAATAAACTTATTAACACAAAAGATAAAATATGAATACCTTACAAATACTCTTTACCGTTTCTATGGCCGCTTGGTTTCTCAGTGAGTTTTTGTATAAAAATATGCTGAAATCCACGAAAAGTGACAAGAAAGATAAAGATAAATCTACCCTGAATATTCTGTGGCTTGCCATTCCTTTTTCTATAGGGGCCTCTATTATTCTTTCTTATAATACAAAACTTCCCATTATAAAGGCTGACTGGATCATGTATGTAGGAGAGCTTTTTATTATATTGGGAATTGTTTTAAGATTCATTATTATCAGATCTTTAGGTAAATATTTTACAGTGGATGTCACCATAAGAGAAGACCATAAAATCAAAAAAGAAGGATTTTATAAATATGTAAGACATCCTTCGTATGCTCTTTCTCTTTTGACCTCTCTTGGTCTTGGTTTATACCTCAATAACTGGTGGTCTTTACTCTTTGCTTTTATACCTCCGTTTTTAGCATTTGCCTACAGAATTAAAGTGGAAGAACTGGCTTTGGTAGAACAGTTTGGAGATGAATACATCGAATACAGAAAGAACACCAAAAAAATAATTCCTTTTATTTATTGATCCTCTCTTTTACATGCCTGCGATAATTCAGTAAGCAGGTTCTGTTTTTTACAAGAAAACATCAGACTGGCAGATCTGCTTTGCGTCTACTCAGCATCTATATATTCATTACTTTCGGGTTTTTACCATTCAGATAGCATATTCTACCGTTCGGTAATATAAAATTGATTTAAGGCTGTTCTCTGACCTACCTTTGATTCAACAAAAAAGACAAACTAACCTTTTAAAACAAAATAGTATGGAAATTTTATCATCTGATAGAGAAACGATAGCTTACAAAAAAGCTTCAAGAAGAGTAAAAGAATTAAAAGAATTTTATGGAAATCTTACTTCTTACTGTATTGTAATTCCATTTTTAGCAGCATTAAATTTGCTGACCTCTCCAGGATATCTGTGGTTCTTATGGCCTATGCTGGGTTGGGGAATAGGCGTTATTTTTCATGCCGTAAACATATTTGGAATCGGAAGAAGCTGGGAAGAGAAAAAAATAAAAGAGTTGATGGAACAGGAAAGAGGAAAAACAAAAACATTATAATAATAAATTAAAAAATTTATACAATCATGGATTATCACACGGCATACACAAGAACCCGCAACATTAAAAAATTCTATAGAAATATTTTTTTATTTGCTATCATTGCTCTTCTGATCCTTCCGGATACTGTTTTTGACGAAGAAATCATTAGAATTAGACTGTTCGATAGATACACAATATTGGCAATATGGGGACTTATTCTCTTTGTAAAAGCCATAAAACTGTTTGTTTTTGATTCCGAATGGGAAAGAGATATGATTGAAAGAGAGCTTAAAAAAGATAAACAGCCTATAGACTATTAAAATAGGTCTGTTTTTATTTAACTTTAATTCCCAAAATCTGACAACCAAAATTAAAACTCAATGATCAAAACTGTCATTATAGAAGACGAAAAACCAGCTTCAAGGAAATTAGAAAGAATGCTGAGTAATTTTCCTGAAATTGAAGTCGTTACAAAAATAGAATCAGTGGAAGAAGGGGTAGCCTGGTTTTCTGAAAACGAACACCCGCAGCTGATCTTTTCTGATATTGTTTTAGGAGACGGACTGTCTTTCGATATCTTTGAAAAAGTACCTACCAAAGGCTTTATCATCTATACTACGGCTTTTGATCAGTATACCCTTAAGGCTTTTAAACTAAACAGTATTGATTATCTATTAAAACCTATTCTGGAAGAAGATCTTTCCGGTGCTGTTGAAAAGTTTAAATCATTCATTCCTGCAAATGACACCGTAAATTCTCAGGATATAAAACAGCTTATAAAAAAAGAAAAATCAACCCTTTCCAGAGTTTTGGTGAAAATAGGATATAATCTGAAAATCATACAGACTCAGGAAATAAGCTGCTTCTTCAGTGAAAATAAAATCGTATATCTTCAGACAGAAGACCGCAGCTATCCATCAGATTTTACATTGGACGAACTGGAAGAAGTACTGGACAATAAAAAGTTTTTCCGTGTCAACAGACAGGTTATTATCAGCTCAGACTACATTAAAAACATTCATACATCGCCTTATTATAAAGTGGATATGGAGTTTCAGCCCCAGGAAGAAATTACGGTAAGCAGAGACCGTGTCAAGGATTTTAAAGATTGGCTGGTAAGCTGATCAAAAACTGAAAATAAAGGTATTAAGGAAAGTCATTGCTTTTAGGCTCAAAATACCTTTATTTTGCTGTATATACCTTTCATACCAACTTACAAAAACAAATGCCATGGATCTTATTTTATTGTTTTTCAAACTATTCCTTGCGTTCTTTTACCGCTGAAATGAGAATGGTTTACTGATTATAAAAATCACCTGCTGATTTTACAAACTGATAGAAGGCTTCGGTCACCTCCTTTTTATTTTTATGAGTTAAAGGAAAAGGAACCATATGTGAATATTCATAAGGGAAATCTTTGATCTCAACCTCTACCTCAATGTCACGGTATCCTCCGGTTAACGTATTTAAAGCTTCAATGGGAGGCGCTACAGAGTCTTTTTCAAGAACATATACCTTTATCTGAGACTGAATCTCGCGGATTCTGTCTTCTCTTTCCTTTTGAAAATAATTATAGCGCAGCATCTTTTTGAACCAGCTTTCATGCGGATGCTGATCATCATTCTGATAATGTCTTAAACGGGGATCAGATTTAAAATCCGAACTTAGTAATTCGGTGAAAACAGACTGCATTCTAACCGTAGACTGAGTGTCCATGATATATTTTGAGATCGGAAACATCCGGTCAATGGTCATTCCTCCACAAAAACAGAATACCTTGGATGATGTGAAAAAGTGGTACGGGTCAGCCATTTTGATAATCATTGAAAGGAATGATCCTATGGAATACCCGAATAAATCCAGACTTGCATCGGTAGAAATACCTTTTATATGATTATTTTTAATGTCTTTTACCACCTCAATGATATCCGAATAAGTTTGCAGCCCGGACCAGAATATTCTCTGAGGATGGGCCTCCAGCCTTGCGCTTATCGCAGCATTGATATAAGAGTAATTGGTGTTTTCCGGATATTTTAATTTTCTGGAATTTACCACTTCCATCATTTGATGGCGGTCTGCCCATACAGGAGCAGCGCGGTCCATATGAAAAGCGATAGGGAACAGAATGACCGCTTTGTGGGTTCTTTGAGCCAATTCATAAGCCCACGGCAGATATTTATCCCATTTCTTTTCATTGAGGCCATGGAAGAACAGAATACATCCGCTGGCCACTTCTACATCTGCTCTCTTAAGAATATGATACTCAAATTTTTTATTGCATTCAATATCAAAATCCCGGATGTCTATAGAAGGCTGACTATAAAAAAGATAAGCATTTTCATTGATGTTCAGAGGCTGCTGATGCTGTGTACAATTCATATTTTCAGATCCATAAAGCAGATTACAAGCTTTGGATTCAAAAGGAAGAGATTGAATCGTTAGATTCAGCTCCTTGATTTCCACAACGCCTTTTCCGGAGTCAAAATGACCTTTCAAAACTTCATACAATTCATAATATTCCATAGTGAGACTATTGAGGGTTCACTTTTATGAACATTTAAATTATACAATTATTGCGGTAATACATTGATTTTAAATATTTAAATGTATTCTAGGCATAAGAGAAAAATTAATCCCGAAACGTTTATGCTCCGGGATGGATATGGTAAATAGATATCTTCCTATTCGTTTTTCATTTTTTTTGTCTCATATTTTCTTATCATAGCCGAAGTAAATATGACAAGAGCAATGCAAAGTAAAAGTTCTGACTTTTCAGGGTGATACACTGCCTGATAGATATTATAACCTAAAAGCATTGATACGATACAGATCAAAACATTGTTTGCTGCTGTATATTGATTGTTGGAAGAAGTTGTTTTCATACTACTGGTTTTATTATTATTTACTCAGTAAGTATGACAATTTGAAATACGTTACAGAAAATTTTCAAAAAATAATTTATTCATCCAACTATTTGTAATCAATTCTGTTAGATTCAGTATCTTCAAGCTGTTTTAATATAGACGGTGGTATTTCATCGCTGTCAACAGGAAAACTGATGGAGTCTGAAACAAAGGTTTTCCGGTCTGCTTTCTGGTAGATTTCAAATAAAGCAATCGGCTCCTGATTGAAACTTATGCAAGTGCTGATAAAGTGAAGCTCATGAAGCTTGTAATCCGGATTTTTAAGCTTTTCCTTACTATCTTTTATTCTTGAAATAAAATGCCTCTGCCGGATAAAGGTATTGCTGTTCATAATGATAAATACATAATCTGAATAGGCTGTCACCTTACCGAAATATTTGTGATGGTCACCACCGCTTCTTTCTATAAAATATTCACCGGTAGTTTCAGATTTGTAGATCTCCATCGCCGAGCGCCAGATTCTGTCTTCTTTAGCTTGTAAAGGATTTTCGGGAAGATTTCTGTTATAGGAATACCAGAAGCCGGTTAAACGGTCCAGAAGAGCCGTATTCATGGCCGTGTTATTCATATCAATTCTAAGATCATTAAAATTGAAAGACTCCGTATTCGAATTGATAAAATCTATATAATTGGAATACCCCAATACTTTTACAATCTGGCTTAATTTTGCGAGATTAGGCCTGCTTAGAACTGCATTTTCATTCTGGCTGAACTTTTTTAACTTGTTAATGATCAGATGTTCATACAGATAATTGGTCCCCAGAAGATCCGGGTCTTTATTGATACCCTTTTCTGAATGATCATTTGCAATAAGCTCGTTCAGTTCCGCGCAGATGTAGGACCATTCAGTCTTTGTAACATCCTCCCAATGGTTTTTCTTTAAAAAATGGCGTCCTAAAAAATTCATTAGCTTCTCAAGATGCAGAATATCTTCTTTTTTCATCACTATACTTTATAAGACTAATTTAAGATTTTTATCCATCCAAAAAAGATGGAGAGAAGACTTTTATATTTTAAAATCAAAAGATATTTGAGTAGAAAATAAAAGTTAATACAATGGAAACAAAACTCATATTACAAGATGAATTCCTCTGGGAAAGGATCCAGGGGTTTTCCTTAGACGCTTCTGATGCTGATTTTCCTTTTTCAAAAAAACTGGCAAAAGACGAAAACTGGAGCCTTGATTTTGCTAATAGAGCCATAGAAGAGTACAAGAAGTTTGTATACCTCTGCTGTATTCTTCCTCATGGCGCTTCCCCCAGCAAAGTAGTAGATAAAGT
This genomic window from Chryseobacterium sp. MEBOG06 contains:
- a CDS encoding TonB-dependent receptor produces the protein MKPQGQKILLLIALITFMTGYSQIKVSGRVTFKSKGVSEVNVTLKDTYDGSTTDAQGNFSFETSEKGDRKITFTHPKYETVEKSISLDDQAIILNTDLKEQISEIDAVVVSAGSIEASDRKRATTLLTPIDIYTTAGADGQISSALTFLPGVQKVGGTEGLFIRGGTGTESRIFMDGSLINNYFSNSIPGIAGRDQFNTSLFKGNIFSSGGYSALYGQALSGALMLESVDLPDESSYNLGVSPIFLNAGFQKLADSKNYSFGASAGYSMLSLMQKVFNFNTNFIDAPQGLNGDMNFRFKTKSGGFFKYYGMYNSNKMGVKSESLEPGYDFSLIRLDGKNTYHNLSFRQKFGKYLLNIGGSYSYNRSDLNFSTETSDIESNKTRLLTDGNYVNFKAVLERKINKISAVRGGFELNNTDENLNFEEVQKHYKDLISSAFVETDLGFSNALSAKIGIRAEHSSFLNKNNIAPRLALAYRLAKDWTTSLAYGLFYQNPESKYINRPADLGFQQSQHYIFQVQRASEGRTLRFEAFYKKYDQLIKTFNVTPDKEQNQQVQTALNNDGYGYAKGLELFWRDNKKTFKNIDYWISYSFLDSKRDFLNYPVSMKPSFAADHTLSAVVKRFIPEWKLGANLSYTYAKGRPYYDIASKFEDGKAINYTRNEGKLKDYNALNFSINYLPNLGKKDSKVFPVLVLSITNVLGSKNVYGYNFSVDGSRSSAVVPPVNTFVFIGAFISFGVDKTDDAINNNL
- a CDS encoding DUF6051 family protein — its product is MEYYELYEVLKGHFDSGKGVVEIKELNLTIQSLPFESKACNLLYGSENMNCTQHQQPLNINENAYLFYSQPSIDIRDFDIECNKKFEYHILKRADVEVASGCILFFHGLNEKKWDKYLPWAYELAQRTHKAVILFPIAFHMDRAAPVWADRHQMMEVVNSRKLKYPENTNYSYINAAISARLEAHPQRIFWSGLQTYSDIIEVVKDIKNNHIKGISTDASLDLFGYSIGSFLSMIIKMADPYHFFTSSKVFCFCGGMTIDRMFPISKYIMDTQSTVRMQSVFTELLSSDFKSDPRLRHYQNDDQHPHESWFKKMLRYNYFQKEREDRIREIQSQIKVYVLEKDSVAPPIEALNTLTGGYRDIEVEVEIKDFPYEYSHMVPFPLTHKNKKEVTEAFYQFVKSAGDFYNQ
- a CDS encoding 4'-phosphopantetheinyl transferase family protein, whose amino-acid sequence is MVILSAFISEEKHQSVLDRYLHLFSEDFRKDIMKYRRWQDAQLSLLGRVLLQYGLQTYYNISQVETGILPNKKPYLKNSHLHFNISHSKDIVTCIIAEFPIGIDIEFTNPEINYMDFKFQMTEAEFQEIYETEDKVKGFFTYWTRKEAVIKAHGSGMMLPLESFEIVNDECVIDGEKFFTREIFIYESYHSYIASPDIHIKKTIPLLKFVEV
- a CDS encoding 2TM domain-containing protein; the encoded protein is MKTFDEDDIQYQQAKRQVDQLRGFYGHLFAYLVVNIVIVFYNYSQLKPGESYFQFENFFTAIFWGIGLFSHALIVFLPKVRFVKEWEERKIRELIEKQKEL
- a CDS encoding 2TM domain-containing protein; the protein is MDYHTAYTRTRNIKKFYRNIFLFAIIALLILPDTVFDEEIIRIRLFDRYTILAIWGLILFVKAIKLFVFDSEWERDMIERELKKDKQPIDY
- a CDS encoding 2TM domain-containing protein → MEILSSDRETIAYKKASRRVKELKEFYGNLTSYCIVIPFLAALNLLTSPGYLWFLWPMLGWGIGVIFHAVNIFGIGRSWEEKKIKELMEQERGKTKTL
- a CDS encoding methyltransferase family protein → MNTLQILFTVSMAAWFLSEFLYKNMLKSTKSDKKDKDKSTLNILWLAIPFSIGASIILSYNTKLPIIKADWIMYVGELFIILGIVLRFIIIRSLGKYFTVDVTIREDHKIKKEGFYKYVRHPSYALSLLTSLGLGLYLNNWWSLLFAFIPPFLAFAYRIKVEELALVEQFGDEYIEYRKNTKKIIPFIY
- a CDS encoding GyrI-like domain-containing protein, whose translation is MEEYKKRIVKTIQYIDTNLDADLSLEKIAEISAYSPFHFHRIFKLITGETLQSYITRKKIEKSAFYLAVHKEKGIKDIYFDLGFSNHSVFSKTFKKYYGIPPSEFRRSAPPRFHKILQTQSKNGQVDTVFGQYICTIENLLNWTKMNLKIEIKELPEMQLAAVMSLGIADVEPSYNILIDWAGKKHLFPRENVKMISVYHESFKVTPPDKVRIHACMLLDEKLESTEGEVFSETIDAGKYIVGSGEVTLNDFEQCWVSLFLWMNEHHYSMRKEFPFEIYHSNFKEHPEGKMMVDFCIPVL
- a CDS encoding 2TM domain-containing protein, with protein sequence MKRKNFIILLWVSMGTTLFFFLFFNDEKTFRTFMMTMLLSTMYTFVLGVGNGIINEFLNKRFPWSEATRLRAVLSIISIIIGNFVLVYFCNYMNYVVIQRTATVEEFFSSKYGVTNWFMINIALLITAFLHAKGFMEELKKTSRKEVVEQKLIAKSANAQFESLKNQLDPHFLFNSLNVLSSLIDENPQQAQKFTASMSKIYRYVLEQKDKELVTVEDEIEFAKTYCDLLKTRFEDSVDFTFDVPKEDYRRYVVPLALQLLLENCIKHNFATSSKPLAIRIFSDGDTLCIENNLQVREQIKESSGIGLTNIVQRYSLLTKKNVFIEKSEDYFKVKLPMLSAKPNISSVQTEDESAAYKRAQKRVKEIKGFYSNLISYCIIIPFLIFINLFTGRGTYWFWYPLFGWGVALAFRAFRVFGIGESWQEKKIREIMDQQKNKNNENI
- a CDS encoding LytR/AlgR family response regulator transcription factor is translated as MIKTVIIEDEKPASRKLERMLSNFPEIEVVTKIESVEEGVAWFSENEHPQLIFSDIVLGDGLSFDIFEKVPTKGFIIYTTAFDQYTLKAFKLNSIDYLLKPILEEDLSGAVEKFKSFIPANDTVNSQDIKQLIKKEKSTLSRVLVKIGYNLKIIQTQEISCFFSENKIVYLQTEDRSYPSDFTLDELEEVLDNKKFFRVNRQVIISSDYIKNIHTSPYYKVDMEFQPQEEITVSRDRVKDFKDWLVS